In one Dehalococcoidia bacterium genomic region, the following are encoded:
- the nrdR gene encoding transcriptional repressor NrdR: MKCPYCGSDDSRVVDSRDTTDGVRRRRECIKCQARFTTYERLQPVSLYVIKKDGRHEEFNKEKLLSGIRKACEKRPLAEGAVEALADDIESELIQMGKAEIPSSVIGDMVMRHLKKLDYIAYIRFASVYRDFTDITDLKQEVDTLLSHPSPPDGQLTLPINS, encoded by the coding sequence ATGAAGTGTCCCTATTGCGGCAGTGACGATTCCAGGGTGGTGGATTCGCGCGACACCACAGACGGTGTCAGGCGCCGGCGGGAGTGTATCAAGTGCCAGGCGCGCTTCACCACCTATGAACGCCTTCAGCCGGTCTCGCTCTACGTCATCAAGAAGGACGGCCGGCACGAGGAGTTTAACAAAGAAAAGCTTCTTAGCGGCATACGCAAGGCCTGTGAAAAACGCCCGCTGGCAGAAGGGGCCGTCGAAGCGCTGGCGGATGATATAGAATCCGAGCTCATCCAGATGGGCAAGGCCGAAATCCCCAGCTCGGTCATCGGCGACATGGTGATGCGGCATCTCAAGAAACTCGACTACATCGCCTACATACGTTTTGCCAGCGTTTACCGCGATTTTACGGATATCACCGACCTCAAGCAGGAAGTCGATACGCTCTTAAGCCATCCCTCCCCGCCGGACGGCCAGCTCACGCTACCCATCAATTCCTAA